In a genomic window of Amorphus orientalis:
- a CDS encoding ABC transporter ATP-binding protein gives MSVAIDVHGLNKSFGGKRVVKDVSIAVEEGHVTGFLGPNGSGKTTTMRLLCGLLTPDSGSGTCLGLDILTQAGAIKLQTGYMTQKFSLYEDLTIEENLSFIARIYGMSDRRRRVTEALEKLGLETRRRQLSGTLSGGWKQRLALAAAVLHEPRLLLLDEPTAGVDPKARRDFWDEIHRLAADGLTVMVSTHYMDEAERCHDIAYIAYGELIARGTVDELVDAANLITFRGEGPGADRLAHELLDKPGVATAAPFGSIVHVSGEDREALEAAIAPYRRDPYRWSESRPTIEDVFIHLMDRSEDNFQ, from the coding sequence ATGAGCGTCGCGATCGACGTCCACGGCCTCAACAAGAGTTTTGGGGGCAAGCGCGTCGTCAAGGACGTGTCGATTGCCGTCGAGGAAGGACACGTCACCGGCTTCCTGGGACCGAACGGATCCGGCAAGACCACCACCATGCGCCTCCTGTGCGGGCTTCTGACTCCCGACAGCGGCAGCGGGACCTGTCTCGGCCTCGACATTCTCACCCAGGCCGGCGCCATCAAGCTGCAGACCGGGTACATGACCCAGAAATTCTCCCTGTACGAAGATCTCACCATCGAGGAGAACCTCTCCTTTATCGCCCGGATCTACGGCATGAGCGACCGCAGGCGGCGCGTGACCGAGGCGCTGGAGAAGCTCGGCCTGGAAACCCGCCGCCGCCAGCTGTCCGGCACCCTCTCCGGCGGATGGAAGCAGCGCCTCGCCCTCGCAGCCGCCGTGCTGCACGAACCGCGGCTTCTTCTGCTGGACGAGCCGACCGCCGGCGTCGACCCCAAGGCTCGCCGGGATTTCTGGGACGAAATCCACCGGCTGGCCGCCGACGGACTGACGGTCATGGTCTCCACCCACTACATGGACGAAGCCGAGCGCTGCCACGACATCGCCTACATCGCGTACGGCGAACTCATCGCCCGGGGTACGGTCGACGAGCTCGTCGATGCGGCGAACCTGATCACCTTCCGCGGCGAAGGCCCCGGCGCGGACCGGCTGGCCCACGAGCTTCTCGACAAGCCGGGCGTGGCGACAGCCGCCCCGTTCGGCTCGATCGTCCATGTCAGCGGCGAGGACCGGGAGGCGCTGGAGGCGGCGATCGCACCCTACCGCCGCGACCCCTACCGCTGGAGCGAGAGCCGGCCGACCATCGAGGACGTGTTCATCCATCTGATGGACCGCTCCGAGGACAATTTCCAATGA
- a CDS encoding ABC transporter permease, with product MIRPATRVLAVTAKEFIQLSRDRLTYAMILAVPIVQLLLFGYAINTDPRDLPAVVLDADRSVLSRSVLSAIENTGYFAFVEEARSPAEADQAIETGRAQFAVTIPPDFSRRVVRRDDAQIVVEADASDPTAVGGALGALSGVEMQALARDLAGPLAAADAGGPPFEIVVHRRYNPENITAYNIVPGLLGIVLSMTLVMMTALSLTRERERGTMETLLATPVQPLEVMAGKLAPYVGIGLIQTALILTLARLLFGVPITGGYGALALGVGLFIVGSLSLGFLFSTLARSQLQAMQMSVFYLLPSILLSGFMFPFRGMPEWAQVLGTAIPVTHFLRVVRGALLKGIGFSELMPSLLALVIFVAVVASIAMSRYRTTLD from the coding sequence ATGATCCGGCCCGCGACACGGGTGCTGGCCGTCACCGCGAAGGAGTTCATCCAGCTCTCCCGGGACCGGCTCACCTACGCCATGATCCTCGCGGTTCCGATCGTGCAGCTCCTGCTGTTCGGCTACGCCATCAACACGGATCCGCGCGACCTGCCGGCGGTGGTGCTCGATGCCGACCGCAGCGTCCTGTCCCGCTCGGTCCTGAGCGCGATCGAGAACACCGGTTACTTCGCGTTCGTGGAGGAAGCGCGCTCGCCTGCAGAAGCGGACCAGGCGATCGAGACCGGCCGCGCCCAGTTCGCCGTGACCATACCCCCCGATTTCAGCCGGCGTGTCGTGCGCCGCGACGACGCGCAGATCGTCGTTGAGGCCGACGCCTCCGATCCGACGGCCGTCGGCGGTGCGCTCGGGGCACTCTCCGGCGTCGAGATGCAGGCGCTCGCCCGGGATCTGGCCGGCCCGCTTGCGGCCGCAGACGCCGGCGGACCGCCTTTCGAGATCGTCGTCCACCGCCGCTACAACCCGGAGAACATCACCGCCTACAACATCGTGCCCGGCCTTCTCGGCATCGTGCTGTCGATGACGCTGGTGATGATGACGGCCCTCTCCCTCACCCGCGAACGCGAGCGCGGCACGATGGAGACGCTGCTGGCGACCCCCGTCCAGCCGCTGGAGGTGATGGCCGGCAAGCTCGCGCCCTATGTCGGCATCGGGCTGATCCAGACAGCCCTCATCCTGACCCTCGCCCGGCTGCTCTTCGGCGTCCCGATCACCGGCGGATACGGTGCGCTCGCCCTCGGGGTCGGCCTCTTCATCGTCGGCAGCCTCTCGCTGGGCTTCCTGTTCTCCACCCTGGCCAGAAGCCAGCTCCAGGCCATGCAGATGTCCGTGTTCTATCTTCTGCCGTCGATCCTTCTGTCCGGCTTCATGTTTCCGTTTCGCGGCATGCCGGAATGGGCCCAGGTGCTCGGCACGGCGATCCCGGTCACCCATTTCCTGCGCGTGGTCAGGGGCGCGCTCCTGAAGGGAATCGGCTTTTCCGAACTGATGCCGAGCCTGCTGGCGCTCGTGATCTTCGTAGCCGTCGTCGCGAGCATCGCCATGTCCCGCTACCGCACCACGCTGGACTAG
- the bcsN gene encoding cellulose biosynthesis protein BcsN has protein sequence MKRSMFKFAARLTFLLCLVLVVAACSSKPRGPRLANLASEVPVEQAFMSPPPGGPEPIAVIEQRFSNGVLQEILLDNPTSTAGENVLVVRAFGPMGEDRGIERMPLDDPTTADIRREMRDRFPGIRMSISDSYVQNRYGPFGFATGRMSQSVNCIYAWQEIRAKKSVLFPGYRGAVTWRLRMCGHATPRELLYLAYGLNINVYFLADNWNIFGGDLPEPNPDIGKLGKPLGPDKVVEDLSMAPPAGYGEYRTTTRKRSTRTTTTTTTRRQAADLANEPAQGAAVVPTPSTAERQRPPVSRANPVPAADPAQAQPQVQQAPSISAPTSSSQQIPRPQAPSPSSGNGSSGTSPSTPPRPASRAPSIPAPTTSGAIPTPQSGPSGGSTSGASGGSGGSSTSDGVRQVGPSTTLLPAPQAPPVIR, from the coding sequence ATGAAACGCTCCATGTTCAAGTTCGCGGCGCGTCTGACGTTCCTGCTCTGCCTGGTGCTCGTCGTCGCGGCGTGTTCCTCCAAACCGCGCGGCCCGCGTCTCGCCAATCTCGCGAGCGAGGTCCCGGTCGAACAGGCGTTCATGAGCCCGCCGCCCGGCGGACCGGAACCGATCGCGGTGATCGAGCAGCGCTTCTCCAACGGCGTGCTGCAGGAAATTCTCCTCGACAATCCGACGTCCACGGCCGGCGAGAACGTGCTCGTCGTCCGCGCCTTCGGTCCCATGGGCGAGGATCGCGGCATCGAACGCATGCCGCTGGACGATCCGACCACGGCCGACATCCGCCGCGAGATGCGCGACCGTTTCCCCGGCATCCGGATGTCGATCTCCGATTCCTACGTGCAGAACCGTTACGGCCCGTTCGGTTTTGCGACCGGCCGGATGTCCCAGAGCGTCAACTGCATCTACGCGTGGCAGGAAATCCGCGCCAAGAAGAGTGTGCTGTTCCCCGGCTACCGGGGCGCGGTGACCTGGCGCCTGCGCATGTGCGGCCATGCCACGCCGCGCGAGCTGCTCTATCTGGCATACGGGCTCAACATCAACGTCTACTTCCTGGCCGACAACTGGAACATCTTCGGCGGCGATCTGCCCGAGCCGAACCCGGACATCGGCAAGCTCGGCAAGCCGCTCGGCCCGGACAAGGTCGTGGAAGACCTGTCGATGGCGCCGCCGGCCGGCTACGGCGAGTACCGGACCACGACGCGCAAGCGCTCGACCCGGACCACGACGACCACGACCACCCGGCGGCAGGCGGCCGATCTGGCCAACGAGCCGGCCCAGGGAGCGGCCGTGGTGCCGACCCCGAGCACGGCGGAACGCCAGCGGCCGCCAGTCTCCAGGGCGAACCCGGTTCCGGCCGCCGATCCGGCCCAGGCCCAGCCCCAGGTCCAGCAGGCCCCGTCGATCAGCGCGCCGACCTCGTCGTCGCAGCAGATCCCGCGGCCCCAGGCGCCGTCGCCGAGCTCCGGCAACGGCAGCAGCGGGACCAGCCCGAGCACGCCGCCGCGGCCGGCCTCGCGGGCGCCCTCGATCCCTGCCCCGACCACGTCCGGCGCAATCCCCACGCCTCAAAGCGGACCCTCGGGCGGCTCGACCAGCGGGGCCAGTGGTGGCAGCGGAGGGTCGTCGACCTCGGACGGGGTGCGGCAGGTGGGGCCGTCGACCACGCTTCTGCCGGCGCCCCAGGCCCCTCCCGTGATCCGCTGA
- the bcsA gene encoding UDP-forming cellulose synthase catalytic subunit, with translation MRRILIVVAWAVAALVVIFLVTQPVDINTHFITAMLVAALIAIFKNFKREGALRLIVLALGTAIVLRYVYWRTTSTIPPVAQLEDFIPGIILYVAEMYSVFMLCLSLFAVADPLDRPKAPVLPDEDQPTIDVFVPTYNEEPELLATTLAAALQMDYPKEKFIVYLLDDGGTDQKCEDDDPEKAAEAQARRRELQQLARDLGARYLTRAKNLHAKAGNLNNGLAHSHGELIVVFDADHAPARDFLKQTVGLFRQDKKLFLVQTPHFFINPDPLERNLETWDRMPSENEMFYGMIQRGFDKWDGSFFCGSAAVLRRAALEEAGGFSGVSITEDAESALELHSRGWHSAYVDRPMIAGLQPETFASFIGQRSRWAQGMLQIILLKRPFLKSGLKIQQRLCYLAASMFWIFPFARLTFLFAPLAYLFFSLQIFNASGAEFAAYTMTYMLINILLQNYLYSNVRWPFISELYETIQSVYLIRALGGVLLNPTKPTFKVTAKGEATTKSRISELGWPFYIIFFILVFALLVTIWRVWTQPYISDIAIVVGGWNVFNLIIMGAALGVVSERRNLRQSQRVTIERKAEILVGDEVVPAKIDDVSVTGTRILVPSNALRNLKRGQEVNMRFETRSQLASNTLPLKVMSIMRDEGGQALGCRFVTEEPLHFRLVADLVFADSDEWVRFQQSRRKDIGVLRGIIEFFVMAFYQTVRGLSYLFPRKEEAPQSQPFGTDNASTTNHGPQERLPAPDRPTDPYADANGTPPDSPGPRDGRAVPAE, from the coding sequence ATGCGAAGAATTCTGATAGTGGTCGCGTGGGCTGTCGCCGCGCTTGTGGTCATCTTCCTCGTGACCCAGCCGGTCGACATCAACACGCATTTCATCACCGCAATGCTGGTCGCCGCGCTGATCGCGATCTTCAAGAACTTCAAGCGCGAGGGGGCGCTGCGCCTGATCGTGCTCGCGCTCGGGACGGCGATCGTCCTGCGCTACGTCTACTGGCGCACAACCAGCACCATTCCGCCGGTCGCCCAGCTCGAAGACTTTATTCCCGGCATCATCCTCTATGTCGCCGAGATGTACAGCGTGTTCATGCTGTGCCTCAGCCTGTTCGCCGTGGCCGACCCGCTCGACCGGCCCAAGGCGCCGGTGCTGCCCGACGAGGATCAGCCGACCATCGACGTGTTCGTGCCGACCTACAACGAGGAGCCGGAACTGCTGGCCACCACGTTGGCGGCTGCGCTGCAGATGGACTATCCGAAGGAAAAGTTCATCGTCTACCTTTTGGACGACGGCGGCACCGACCAGAAGTGCGAGGACGACGATCCGGAAAAGGCGGCGGAAGCCCAGGCGCGCCGGCGCGAACTGCAGCAGCTCGCCCGGGACCTCGGTGCGCGCTATCTGACCCGCGCGAAGAACCTCCACGCCAAGGCCGGCAATCTGAACAACGGGCTCGCCCATTCCCACGGCGAACTGATCGTCGTGTTCGACGCCGACCACGCCCCGGCCCGCGACTTCCTCAAGCAGACCGTCGGCCTGTTCCGACAGGACAAGAAGCTGTTCCTGGTCCAGACCCCGCACTTCTTCATCAATCCGGACCCGCTCGAGCGCAATCTGGAAACCTGGGACCGCATGCCGTCGGAGAACGAGATGTTCTACGGCATGATCCAGCGCGGCTTCGACAAGTGGGACGGGTCGTTCTTCTGCGGTTCGGCGGCGGTTCTGCGTCGGGCGGCACTCGAGGAGGCCGGCGGATTCTCCGGCGTTTCGATCACCGAGGACGCCGAAAGCGCGCTCGAGCTTCACTCGCGCGGCTGGCACAGCGCCTATGTGGACCGGCCGATGATCGCGGGCCTCCAGCCGGAAACCTTCGCCAGCTTCATCGGTCAGCGGTCGCGCTGGGCCCAGGGGATGCTGCAGATCATCCTGCTGAAGCGCCCGTTCCTGAAGAGCGGCCTCAAGATCCAGCAGCGGCTGTGCTACCTGGCGGCGTCGATGTTCTGGATCTTCCCGTTCGCCCGGCTCACCTTCCTGTTCGCCCCGCTCGCCTACCTCTTCTTCTCGCTGCAGATCTTCAACGCATCGGGGGCGGAATTCGCCGCCTACACGATGACGTACATGCTCATCAACATCCTGCTGCAGAACTACCTCTACAGCAACGTGCGATGGCCATTCATCTCCGAGCTCTACGAGACCATCCAGTCCGTCTATCTGATCCGCGCGCTCGGCGGCGTCCTGCTCAATCCGACCAAGCCGACCTTCAAGGTGACGGCCAAGGGCGAGGCGACCACGAAGAGCCGGATCTCCGAGCTCGGCTGGCCCTTCTACATCATCTTCTTCATCCTGGTGTTCGCTCTGCTGGTGACGATCTGGCGGGTGTGGACCCAGCCCTACATCTCCGACATCGCCATCGTCGTCGGCGGCTGGAACGTCTTCAATCTCATCATCATGGGGGCCGCGCTAGGCGTCGTGTCGGAACGGCGCAACCTGCGTCAGAGCCAGCGCGTCACCATCGAGCGCAAGGCTGAGATCCTCGTCGGCGACGAGGTGGTGCCGGCCAAGATCGACGACGTGTCGGTCACCGGCACGCGCATCCTCGTCCCCTCGAACGCGCTTCGGAACCTCAAGCGCGGCCAGGAGGTGAACATGCGCTTCGAGACGCGCTCCCAGCTCGCCTCCAACACGCTGCCGCTCAAGGTGATGTCGATCATGCGCGACGAGGGCGGACAGGCGCTCGGCTGCCGGTTCGTCACCGAGGAACCGCTCCATTTCCGGCTGGTCGCCGATCTGGTCTTCGCCGATTCCGACGAATGGGTGCGCTTCCAGCAGAGCCGCCGCAAGGACATCGGCGTGCTGCGCGGCATCATCGAGTTCTTCGTCATGGCCTTCTACCAGACCGTGCGCGGCCTCTCCTACCTGTTCCCGCGCAAGGAAGAGGCGCCCCAGTCGCAGCCGTTCGGCACCGACAACGCCAGCACCACCAACCACGGTCCGCAGGAGCGCCTCCCGGCGCCGGACCGGCCGACCGACCCTTATGCCGACGCCAACGGCACGCCGCCGGATTCTCCGGGCCCGCGTGACGGTCGCGCCGTGCCGGCGGAGTAA
- a CDS encoding cellulose biosynthesis cyclic di-GMP-binding regulatory protein BcsB, whose amino-acid sequence MAVPFLPRSSRTLVRMLAVAAIAAGGGLAAHAQNAAPFQISPSEAPGAMRQQGPGTSGSNTGGSGQSSGAQFSSPSAGSGSRGGTGASGGQGQPAFGSSVSQTADQFFGAGPQSSQTASPQSIDQPQPDASQASQPFSMGGASGQSQPSGTVQPFAGSQPLPSAGGQTRNPTLPSIDTLLDPQNAQPWLPQNQQGGQQQQQQPVQIETGDELNALNRFFEDNTGRRTMHVSLNALQGELPAVDRPIVPYPQLRLEGEDDFQSWTIYLSAAQAARRSTLSIAFTNSVLVLPEASELRVFLNTQEILTTTIDSPDDTKVVAVPLEPDMVRPGANAIRIEVDQRHRIDCSIGATYELWTRIEPRLTGLSFSGGDVPLQSLAELPAVGVDTTGATRIRVLQGPSMSVQSQDLIIRAVQTMAVRGRFEHPLVEILTPGMPAPPQPGVVNLVIGTYDEIGNLVRGVPSDARSTSVVTLQDRPDIGPTVFVTAPDTRGLDVSLKRLGAEIDPISRISPIAATPPWNAPGAIEIDGAQRVTLREAGVFTEEFSGRRFQTHFQIKLPPDFFAAAYGQATIELDAAYTPAVLPGSRLNVYVNDVLATALSFTAADGRVFTKFPVRILLKNFRPGVNDIRIQVNLRTESDELCLPGGTVSTEQRFVLFNTTEFVFPAFARIGRVPDLASFSADGFPYSIDDRPVAVRVSGDSRDTLGATATLLARLATARGSSFNTVAVDSVANLVGRPAIVVGSFGEVPPLVLQRTRVDRSIPGSWLSPRATASRGEPQGLSQYDQVLQRLRAQTRQRDALRNRNVDVEEFSDTGDLATDERIQTRDLYERWRGEVDEGISLSSLIEDFQSWFHRQFDVSFGFLTARETDDGSNVISDQATLVVAQATAPQSEDQAWTLVTAPNPALLSAGMAALSAERQWNRLGGRLTAFELDDDSVDTFPAESPVFIVTQPLSFENMRLIAANWFSLNNGIYAIVLIAAAVALGFATHSVIRPMGRKP is encoded by the coding sequence ATGGCCGTGCCGTTCCTGCCCCGCTCCTCCCGGACCCTCGTGCGCATGCTGGCGGTCGCTGCGATCGCCGCCGGCGGCGGCCTTGCCGCCCACGCCCAGAATGCCGCGCCGTTCCAGATCTCTCCCAGCGAGGCGCCCGGTGCCATGCGCCAGCAGGGGCCGGGCACGTCCGGATCGAACACCGGCGGATCGGGCCAGTCGTCCGGCGCGCAGTTCTCCTCCCCGTCTGCCGGAAGCGGATCCAGGGGCGGCACGGGTGCATCCGGCGGACAGGGCCAGCCGGCCTTCGGCTCGTCCGTGAGTCAGACCGCCGATCAGTTTTTCGGCGCAGGCCCCCAGTCGTCGCAGACGGCATCGCCCCAGTCGATCGACCAGCCGCAGCCGGACGCCAGCCAGGCATCGCAGCCGTTCTCGATGGGCGGTGCGTCGGGACAGTCCCAGCCCTCCGGCACCGTCCAGCCCTTCGCCGGTTCACAGCCGCTGCCGTCGGCGGGCGGGCAGACCCGGAATCCGACCCTTCCCTCGATCGACACGCTGCTCGACCCCCAGAACGCCCAGCCCTGGCTGCCCCAGAACCAGCAGGGCGGGCAGCAGCAACAGCAGCAGCCGGTCCAGATCGAGACGGGCGACGAACTGAACGCCCTCAACCGGTTCTTCGAGGACAACACCGGCCGCCGGACCATGCACGTCTCGCTCAATGCGCTGCAGGGCGAGCTGCCCGCGGTCGACCGGCCGATCGTGCCCTACCCCCAGCTCCGTCTGGAAGGCGAGGACGACTTCCAGAGCTGGACGATCTATCTGAGCGCCGCCCAGGCGGCGCGCCGGTCGACATTGAGCATTGCGTTCACCAATTCGGTGCTGGTGCTTCCGGAGGCCTCCGAGCTCCGGGTCTTCCTCAACACCCAGGAAATCCTGACCACCACGATCGATTCCCCGGACGACACCAAGGTCGTCGCGGTTCCCCTTGAGCCCGACATGGTGCGGCCGGGGGCCAACGCGATCCGCATCGAGGTCGACCAGCGCCACCGGATCGACTGCTCGATCGGCGCCACCTACGAGCTGTGGACGCGGATCGAGCCGCGCCTGACCGGCCTGTCCTTCAGCGGTGGCGATGTGCCCCTGCAGAGCCTGGCGGAACTTCCCGCCGTGGGCGTCGACACCACGGGCGCGACCCGGATCCGGGTGCTGCAGGGGCCCTCGATGTCCGTCCAGTCCCAGGACCTGATCATCCGCGCCGTTCAGACGATGGCCGTGCGCGGGCGCTTCGAGCATCCCCTCGTGGAGATCCTGACCCCCGGCATGCCGGCGCCGCCGCAGCCGGGCGTGGTCAATCTCGTCATCGGGACCTACGACGAAATCGGCAATCTCGTACGCGGCGTGCCGTCGGACGCCCGTTCGACCTCCGTGGTGACGCTGCAGGACCGCCCCGACATCGGCCCCACCGTCTTCGTCACCGCGCCGGATACGCGCGGGCTCGACGTATCCCTGAAACGGCTGGGGGCGGAGATCGACCCGATTTCACGGATCTCGCCGATCGCCGCCACGCCGCCCTGGAATGCCCCGGGCGCAATCGAGATCGACGGCGCCCAGCGCGTCACCCTGCGCGAAGCCGGCGTCTTCACCGAAGAATTCTCCGGGCGCCGCTTCCAGACCCATTTCCAGATCAAGCTTCCGCCGGACTTCTTCGCCGCCGCCTACGGTCAGGCGACGATCGAGCTCGATGCCGCCTACACGCCCGCCGTCCTCCCTGGCAGCCGGCTCAACGTTTACGTGAACGACGTGCTGGCGACCGCCCTGTCGTTCACCGCCGCCGACGGCCGCGTCTTCACCAAGTTCCCGGTGCGGATCCTGCTCAAGAACTTCCGCCCCGGCGTCAACGACATCCGCATCCAGGTCAATCTGCGCACGGAATCCGACGAGCTCTGCCTTCCCGGCGGGACCGTTTCCACCGAACAGCGCTTTGTCCTGTTCAACACCACGGAGTTCGTGTTCCCGGCCTTCGCGCGGATCGGCCGGGTCCCGGATCTGGCGTCCTTCAGCGCGGACGGATTCCCCTACAGCATCGACGACCGTCCGGTGGCAGTCCGGGTTTCCGGCGATTCCCGCGACACGCTGGGCGCGACCGCCACCCTGCTCGCCCGACTGGCCACCGCGCGCGGCAGCAGCTTCAACACGGTCGCCGTGGACAGCGTCGCCAACCTGGTCGGCCGGCCGGCAATCGTGGTCGGTTCCTTCGGCGAGGTGCCGCCCCTCGTCCTGCAGCGCACCCGCGTCGACCGGTCCATTCCCGGCAGCTGGCTCTCGCCGCGCGCCACGGCCAGCCGCGGCGAACCCCAGGGCCTCAGCCAGTACGACCAGGTCCTTCAGCGCCTGCGCGCCCAGACCCGCCAGCGCGATGCGCTTCGCAACCGGAACGTCGACGTCGAGGAATTCAGCGACACCGGCGATCTCGCCACCGACGAGCGGATCCAGACGCGCGACCTCTACGAGCGCTGGCGCGGCGAGGTCGACGAGGGCATCAGCCTGTCGAGCCTGATCGAGGACTTCCAGTCCTGGTTCCACCGCCAGTTCGACGTCTCGTTCGGATTTCTGACGGCTCGCGAGACCGATGACGGCTCCAACGTGATTTCCGATCAGGCCACGCTGGTCGTCGCCCAGGCGACCGCGCCCCAGTCGGAGGACCAGGCGTGGACCCTGGTGACGGCACCGAACCCCGCGCTCCTGTCGGCCGGTATGGCGGCGCTCTCGGCCGAGCGCCAGTGGAACAGGCTCGGCGGACGGCTCACGGCCTTCGAACTCGATGACGACAGCGTGGACACGTTCCCGGCGGAGAGCCCGGTCTTCATCGTCACGCAGCCGTTGAGTTTCGAGAATATGCGACTGATCGCGGCGAACTGGTTCTCGCTGAACAACGGCATCTACGCGATCGTCCTGATCGCCGCCGCCGTCGCGCTCGGTTTCGCCACGCACAGCGTCATCAGACCCATGGGGAGAAAGCCGTGA
- a CDS encoding glycosyl hydrolase family 8, whose product MMKRTILRRVLAVLAPIVASLSVGLLLPSPWAAPAHAQTGGVGISATAPSISAADWRAYREAFLKPDGRIVDTGNGDISHSEGQGYGLLLSVAADDPATFAQIWTFTLTQLLIRDDGLAAWKWVPDADPHIADINTATDGDILIVQALLRAANRWNNDTYRQHAIRMAAAIGKTLITQQDNLLLIMPGSQGFSASERPDGPVVNLSYWIYDAFQSLESLDNTVDWAQVRATGLILTREARFGQYNLPTDWISVRPNQQPRPAQGFDPVFGYNSIRIPLYLIQGGIVDTSLLEPFDQAWNQSGEGRPAVVNVETNDIQQELDEPGYRIQAALVACVLRNTPVPSDLQSFQPTSYYGSSLHLLALSVLAENYPRCLST is encoded by the coding sequence ATGATGAAGCGGACCATACTGCGCCGCGTTCTTGCAGTCCTGGCCCCGATCGTCGCGAGTTTGTCCGTCGGCCTCCTTTTGCCCTCCCCGTGGGCGGCGCCTGCCCATGCCCAGACGGGCGGCGTCGGCATCAGTGCGACGGCCCCTTCGATTTCCGCGGCGGACTGGCGGGCCTACCGCGAGGCGTTCCTGAAACCGGACGGGCGTATCGTCGATACCGGAAACGGCGACATCAGCCATTCCGAAGGCCAGGGATACGGGCTGCTTCTGTCGGTCGCCGCCGACGATCCCGCCACCTTCGCCCAGATCTGGACCTTCACGCTGACCCAGCTTCTGATCCGCGACGACGGCCTCGCCGCCTGGAAATGGGTTCCCGACGCCGATCCCCACATCGCCGACATCAACACCGCGACCGACGGCGATATCCTGATCGTCCAGGCCCTCCTGAGGGCGGCCAACCGCTGGAACAACGACACCTACCGTCAGCATGCCATCCGCATGGCCGCGGCGATCGGCAAGACGCTGATCACCCAGCAGGACAATCTTCTCCTGATCATGCCGGGCTCCCAGGGCTTCAGTGCGTCAGAGCGGCCGGACGGTCCGGTCGTCAATCTGTCCTACTGGATCTACGATGCCTTTCAGTCGCTGGAGTCCCTCGACAACACCGTGGACTGGGCCCAGGTCCGGGCGACCGGCCTCATCCTGACCCGCGAGGCCAGGTTCGGGCAGTACAACCTGCCGACCGACTGGATCTCGGTCCGGCCGAACCAGCAGCCCCGCCCGGCCCAGGGCTTCGATCCGGTGTTCGGCTACAATTCGATCCGGATCCCGCTCTATCTGATCCAGGGCGGGATCGTCGACACGTCGCTGCTCGAACCCTTCGACCAGGCCTGGAACCAGAGCGGCGAAGGCCGCCCCGCCGTGGTGAATGTGGAAACCAACGACATCCAGCAGGAGCTGGACGAGCCGGGCTACCGGATTCAGGCAGCGCTGGTCGCCTGCGTGCTCCGCAACACCCCGGTCCCCTCCGATCTGCAGAGTTTTCAGCCGACCAGCTACTACGGCTCTTCGCTCCACCTGCTCGCACTGTCGGTTCTGGCGGAGAATTATCCCCGCTGCCTGTCCACCTGA
- a CDS encoding GNAT family N-acetyltransferase codes for MIAARPHSDFGIEVGLRAEHRKRAAKGYWEAFSRKLRYPLGPEAKAIAFLERVLDPSHAISAVSGAGTFLGVAGFKTPSGAFVGGGFGDLVATYGFAGAVVRGLLAGLLERECEPGTLLMDGIFVEPDARGRGVGKALLQAVERHAVASRLGHIRLDVIDTNPRARALYEREGFREKSVVSLGPLKAVFGFSRATEMTKAVSAGPNGPVV; via the coding sequence GTGATCGCCGCGCGACCGCATTCGGACTTCGGGATTGAGGTCGGCCTGCGTGCCGAGCATCGCAAACGAGCCGCCAAGGGCTACTGGGAAGCGTTTTCGCGAAAGCTCCGCTATCCGCTCGGTCCGGAAGCAAAGGCGATCGCCTTCCTCGAGCGCGTCCTCGATCCGAGCCACGCGATCAGCGCCGTGTCGGGCGCGGGCACATTCCTGGGCGTCGCCGGCTTCAAGACGCCGTCCGGCGCGTTCGTCGGGGGCGGGTTCGGAGATCTCGTCGCCACATACGGTTTCGCGGGTGCGGTGGTCCGTGGTCTGCTGGCGGGCCTTCTGGAGCGCGAATGCGAGCCCGGAACCCTGCTGATGGACGGCATCTTCGTGGAGCCGGACGCCCGGGGCCGAGGCGTCGGGAAAGCCCTGCTGCAGGCCGTCGAACGCCATGCCGTGGCAAGCCGTCTCGGGCACATCCGCCTGGATGTCATCGATACGAACCCGCGGGCCCGCGCGCTTTACGAGCGGGAGGGATTTCGGGAAAAGTCGGTCGTGTCGCTCGGGCCCCTGAAGGCCGTCTTCGGCTTCTCGCGCGCGACCGAGATGACGAAAGCCGTGAGCGCCGGGCCGAACGGACCGGTGGTCTGA